A window from Sinorhizobium fredii encodes these proteins:
- a CDS encoding efflux RND transporter periplasmic adaptor subunit, producing the protein MRFLKQLAVSLLVLVVGGAAWVRFAPGAGETLGAIGVSHPLIDALSGSAGGEGAGGPRNGGRGEGGRGFSDAALVVVRPAESAIVNNRLNAIGNGEAIRSVTVTPASTGNLTEILVKSGDRIEEGQVIARLDSDEQMIAAEQARLTRDSAREKVERYRNLGTARAVTAVEIRDAEIAMQAAELALRTAELDLKRRDVVAPSKGIVGIITVNVGDYVTTSTPIAVVDDRSQILVDFWVPERFASKISVGQPVTANAVAQPGRQLTGAIHAIDNRLDQASRTLRVRARIENPDDMLRAGMSFSVTMAFDGDRYPTVDPLSIQWSSEGSYIWRVSGDKSQRVPIKIIQRNPDKVLVEAQIAEGDRIVTEGVQRLRDGGAVRIAGEASPEREQKVAGDAQ; encoded by the coding sequence ATGCGCTTTTTGAAGCAACTGGCGGTCAGCCTCCTCGTACTCGTCGTCGGGGGAGCCGCCTGGGTGCGCTTTGCCCCCGGAGCGGGTGAAACGCTGGGGGCGATTGGTGTTTCGCATCCGCTGATCGATGCGCTCTCCGGATCTGCGGGCGGCGAGGGAGCCGGTGGCCCCCGCAACGGCGGGCGCGGAGAAGGTGGGCGCGGCTTCTCGGACGCGGCGCTCGTGGTCGTCAGGCCGGCTGAGAGCGCGATCGTCAACAATAGGCTGAACGCCATCGGCAATGGCGAAGCAATCCGCTCGGTGACCGTGACGCCCGCTTCCACGGGTAATCTGACGGAAATCCTGGTAAAATCCGGCGACAGGATCGAGGAGGGCCAGGTGATCGCGCGGCTCGACAGCGACGAGCAGATGATTGCCGCCGAGCAGGCCCGGCTGACGCGCGACAGCGCCCGGGAAAAGGTCGAGCGCTATCGCAATCTCGGAACGGCCCGCGCGGTTACCGCGGTCGAGATCCGCGACGCCGAGATCGCCATGCAGGCCGCCGAACTGGCGCTGAGGACGGCTGAGCTCGATCTCAAGCGGCGCGACGTCGTGGCGCCTTCGAAGGGCATCGTCGGCATCATCACCGTCAATGTCGGCGACTACGTCACCACGTCGACGCCGATCGCCGTCGTCGATGACCGGTCGCAGATCCTGGTCGATTTCTGGGTGCCGGAACGCTTCGCCAGCAAGATTTCCGTGGGGCAGCCGGTCACCGCGAATGCGGTGGCGCAACCCGGCCGCCAGCTCACCGGCGCCATTCATGCGATCGACAACCGCCTCGATCAGGCAAGCCGCACGCTCCGGGTGCGGGCGCGGATCGAAAATCCGGACGACATGCTGCGTGCCGGCATGTCCTTCTCGGTCACGATGGCCTTTGACGGCGATCGCTATCCGACCGTCGACCCGCTGTCTATCCAGTGGAGCTCGGAAGGCTCCTATATCTGGCGCGTCAGCGGCGACAAGAGCCAGCGCGTGCCGATCAAGATCATCCAGCGCAATCCCGACAAGGTGCTGGTCGAGGCGCAGATCGCCGAGGGTGACCGCATCGTCACCGAGGGTGTGCAGCGGCTTCGCGACGGCGGCGCGGTGCGCATAGCCGGCGAGGCAAGCCCCGAACGCGAGCAGAAGGTGGCGGGGGACGCGCAATGA
- a CDS encoding cyclase family protein has translation MCDACVIESVKQQMLSRRSFFRAAAVASAGAAAAGMGVAPPALATGHTSVTDLTHELHEEFPTFFGQQQFFREQKFNFAEHTFNLFELRVNEHTGTHVDAPLHFSADGLSVAELPVEKLLVPLCIVDIRERAAADPDAQVTPEDIKAWIAANGDVPENACVAMLSGWAAHLGTEKFRNADAEGKLHFPGFHVDAAKFLLQETKAAGIAVDTLSLDHGISPDFATHRAWLPEGRWGLEAAANLDKLPAKGATLVLGAPKHRGGTGGPARVFALV, from the coding sequence ATGTGCGATGCATGCGTGATCGAATCGGTAAAGCAGCAAATGTTGTCGCGGCGCAGCTTCTTCCGCGCCGCCGCTGTCGCATCGGCGGGCGCCGCGGCCGCCGGCATGGGGGTCGCGCCGCCGGCGCTTGCCACCGGCCATACGAGCGTCACCGACCTCACCCATGAACTCCATGAGGAGTTTCCGACCTTCTTCGGCCAGCAGCAGTTCTTCCGCGAGCAGAAGTTCAACTTTGCCGAACATACGTTCAACCTGTTCGAGCTCCGGGTGAACGAACATACCGGCACCCATGTCGATGCGCCGCTGCATTTCTCCGCCGACGGCCTCTCGGTCGCGGAACTGCCGGTCGAAAAACTCCTCGTGCCGCTCTGCATCGTCGACATTCGCGAGAGGGCGGCAGCCGACCCGGACGCGCAGGTCACACCCGAGGACATCAAGGCGTGGATCGCCGCCAATGGCGATGTTCCGGAGAATGCCTGCGTCGCCATGCTTTCCGGTTGGGCGGCCCATCTCGGCACGGAGAAGTTCCGCAACGCCGACGCCGAGGGCAAGCTGCACTTCCCCGGCTTCCATGTCGACGCAGCCAAGTTTCTGCTCCAGGAAACGAAGGCTGCCGGCATTGCCGTCGACACGCTCTCGCTCGATCACGGCATATCTCCTGACTTCGCCACCCACCGCGCCTGGCTGCCGGAGGGTCGCTGGGGGCTGGAAGCCGCCGCCAATCTCGACAAGCTACCGGCCAAGGGCGCAACGCTCGTCCTCGGCGCGCCGAAGCACCGCGGCGGCACCGGCGGGCCGGCGCGCGTTTTCGCCCTCGTTTAG
- a CDS encoding phosphoribosyltransferase — MSDERPCFADRIDAGRRLAAAIASEGIAEPLVMALPRGGVPVAFEVATVLGAPLELLIVRKIGAPGQAEFGLGALVDGDEPQLVLNAEVMRLVKPSQEYIDAEVSRQRLELERRRELYLGDRPRISPARRKVILVDDGIATGGTVRAAVQALRKAGAAALVVAVPVAPPSAIAGLRRQVDRVVCLATPHPFHAVSIYYDDFEQTTDAEVIALMRRAKGESAARAPSDENQ, encoded by the coding sequence ATGTCGGATGAGAGACCTTGCTTCGCAGACCGGATCGACGCGGGGCGAAGGCTCGCTGCTGCCATCGCAAGCGAGGGCATTGCCGAGCCCCTGGTGATGGCGCTGCCACGCGGCGGCGTGCCGGTTGCCTTCGAGGTGGCGACGGTCCTCGGTGCTCCGCTCGAACTGCTGATCGTACGGAAGATCGGCGCTCCCGGACAGGCCGAGTTCGGCCTCGGCGCGCTCGTCGATGGCGACGAACCGCAACTGGTGCTCAACGCCGAGGTCATGCGCCTGGTCAAACCCTCACAGGAATATATCGATGCCGAGGTGTCGCGTCAGCGCCTGGAACTGGAGCGCCGCCGCGAACTTTACCTCGGCGACCGGCCGCGCATTTCTCCGGCAAGGCGCAAGGTCATCCTCGTCGACGACGGGATTGCCACCGGCGGCACGGTGAGGGCCGCCGTCCAGGCGCTCCGGAAGGCGGGCGCTGCGGCACTTGTCGTGGCCGTCCCGGTGGCTCCGCCGAGTGCAATCGCCGGCCTTCGCCGTCAAGTGGACCGGGTCGTCTGCCTCGCAACGCCTCATCCCTTTCATGCGGTCAGCATCTATTACGACGATTTCGAGCAAACCACCGACGCCGAGGTGATCGCGCTGATGCGGCGCGCGAAAGGAGAAAGCGCAGCAAGGGCCCCTTCGGATGAAAATCAGTGA
- a CDS encoding GNAT family N-acetyltransferase: MSENLSIRPVVRGDYDQWLLLWEGYNAFYGRSGEAALAPDITHMTWSRFFDAYEPMHALVAENKGRLVGLTHFIFHRTTTAIQPNCYLQDLFINEAARGRGVGEALINGVFEAARRAGTSRVYWLTHETNLKAMRLYDKVAEKSGFVMYRMVI; encoded by the coding sequence ATGAGTGAAAACCTTTCCATCCGCCCGGTCGTCCGGGGCGACTACGACCAGTGGCTGCTGCTCTGGGAGGGCTACAACGCCTTTTACGGACGTTCGGGCGAAGCCGCACTCGCTCCCGACATCACCCATATGACCTGGTCGCGCTTCTTCGATGCCTATGAACCGATGCATGCCCTGGTTGCCGAGAACAAGGGCCGGTTGGTCGGGCTCACCCACTTCATCTTTCACCGCACCACCACGGCAATCCAGCCGAACTGCTATCTCCAGGACCTCTTCATCAACGAGGCAGCCCGCGGCAGAGGGGTCGGCGAGGCGCTGATCAACGGGGTCTTCGAAGCAGCGCGACGCGCCGGCACCTCGCGGGTCTACTGGCTGACCCACGAGACCAACCTCAAGGCGATGCGGCTCTACGACAAGGTGGCGGAGAAGTCGGGCTTCGTGATGTATCGGATGGTGATCTGA
- a CDS encoding carboxymuconolactone decarboxylase family protein, with product MSTVAPPSDPESNLRVKAVFDDIRATRKSDFINNMWLWLAFDPDLLERTWAEVKAVMATPSALDPLVKEMLYIAVSVSNGCGYCIHSHTAAAKAKGMSEAEHADLLRVISLAAKTNQLATALQVPVDPAFDATAER from the coding sequence ATGAGCACCGTTGCGCCGCCGTCCGACCCCGAATCGAACCTGCGCGTCAAGGCGGTTTTCGACGACATCCGCGCCACGCGGAAATCGGACTTCATCAACAATATGTGGCTGTGGCTCGCCTTCGATCCGGACCTGCTGGAACGCACCTGGGCGGAGGTCAAGGCGGTGATGGCGACGCCCTCGGCGCTCGATCCGCTGGTCAAGGAGATGCTGTACATCGCAGTTTCCGTCAGCAATGGCTGCGGCTATTGCATTCACTCGCACACCGCCGCCGCCAAGGCAAAGGGGATGAGCGAAGCCGAGCATGCCGATCTGCTGCGCGTCATTTCGCTTGCCGCCAAGACCAACCAGCTGGCGACCGCGCTGCAGGTCCCGGTCGATCCGGCCTTCGACGCCACGGCCGAACGATAG
- a CDS encoding ATP-dependent helicase, with translation MSKGFDDIPFFDEEPAPRKPAPAAGGIAARAMAARDKAQRPDYLSGLNSEQREAVETLEGPVLVLAGAGTGKTRVLTTRIAHILSTGRAYPSQILAVTFTNKAAREMKERIGVLVGHAVEGMPWLGTFHSIGVKLLRRHAELVGLRSDFTILDTDDVVRLIKQLIQAEGLDDKRWPAKQFAAMIDTWKNKGLDPAHIPEGDARAFANGKGRELYAAYQNRLVTLNACDFGDLLLHPIRMFRANPDVLKDYHDKFRYILVDEYQDTNTAQYMWLRLLAQRPQSGKAVVRETPAGEARASQGWPDDVSSAPAERSRAGGDSVSANKQQQINICCVGDDDQSIYGWRGAEVDNILRFEKDFPGAKVIKLERNYRSTEHILGTAAHLIAHNEGRLGKTLFTERSHPDDEKVHVHAAWDSEEEARAVGEEIEQLQRQKHNLNDIAILVRASFQMREFEDRFVTLGLNYRVIGGPRFYERLEIRDAMAYFRLVCQPADDLAFERIVNTPKRGLGDTTVRTLHDYARARDIPMLAAATEIIETDELKPKARKALFDVVTDFRRWQTLLETTPHTELAEQILDESGYTAMWQADKSAEAPGRLENLKELIRSMEAFESMRGFLEHVALVMDAEQNEDMDAVSIMTLHSAKGLEFDTVFLPGWEEGLFPHQRALDEGGRAGLEEERRLAYVGITRAKRRCHIWFVSNRRIHGLWQSTMPSRFLDELPVDHVEVAEQDVSYGGYNRGGYGQSRFDKADPFENSYQTPGWKRAQQHRSDATRDNWGSRSGHAVERIGYGESGPRTRTIEGELVAKSTTAEPSRFSVGDRVFHLKFGNGNIAAVEGNKLTIDFDRAGQKRVLEGFVERV, from the coding sequence ATGAGCAAAGGTTTCGACGACATCCCCTTCTTCGACGAGGAGCCGGCGCCGCGCAAACCCGCCCCTGCCGCCGGCGGCATCGCGGCGCGCGCCATGGCTGCCCGCGACAAGGCGCAACGGCCGGACTATCTCTCCGGTCTCAACTCGGAACAGCGCGAAGCCGTCGAAACGCTGGAGGGCCCGGTGCTCGTGCTTGCCGGCGCCGGCACCGGCAAGACGCGCGTGCTGACCACCCGCATCGCCCATATCCTGTCGACCGGCCGCGCCTATCCCTCGCAGATCCTCGCCGTGACCTTCACCAACAAGGCGGCGCGCGAGATGAAGGAGCGCATCGGCGTGCTCGTCGGCCATGCGGTCGAAGGCATGCCCTGGCTCGGCACCTTCCACTCGATCGGTGTCAAGCTCTTGCGCCGCCATGCCGAACTCGTGGGGCTGAGATCCGATTTCACCATCCTCGACACCGACGACGTCGTGCGGCTGATCAAGCAGCTTATCCAGGCCGAAGGGCTGGACGACAAGCGTTGGCCGGCCAAGCAATTCGCCGCCATGATCGACACCTGGAAGAACAAGGGCCTCGATCCGGCGCATATCCCCGAGGGCGACGCCCGCGCCTTCGCGAACGGCAAGGGCCGCGAGCTCTACGCCGCCTACCAGAACCGCCTGGTGACGCTAAACGCCTGCGACTTCGGCGACCTGCTGCTGCACCCGATCCGCATGTTCCGCGCCAATCCGGACGTGCTCAAGGATTATCACGACAAGTTCCGCTATATCCTCGTCGACGAGTACCAGGATACCAACACGGCGCAATATATGTGGCTGCGGCTCTTGGCGCAGCGGCCGCAGAGCGGCAAGGCCGTCGTGAGAGAAACGCCTGCGGGCGAAGCCCGAGCCAGCCAAGGCTGGCCGGACGACGTTTCGTCCGCCCCCGCGGAGCGCAGCCGCGCAGGCGGCGACAGCGTGAGCGCAAACAAACAGCAGCAGATAAACATCTGCTGCGTCGGCGACGACGACCAGTCGATATACGGCTGGCGCGGCGCCGAGGTCGACAATATCCTCCGTTTTGAGAAGGACTTCCCGGGCGCCAAGGTCATCAAGCTCGAGCGCAACTACCGCTCGACCGAGCATATCCTCGGCACCGCCGCGCATCTGATCGCCCACAATGAGGGCCGGCTCGGCAAGACACTCTTCACCGAACGCAGCCACCCGGACGACGAGAAGGTGCATGTGCACGCCGCCTGGGATTCCGAAGAGGAAGCCCGCGCCGTCGGCGAGGAGATCGAACAGCTCCAGCGCCAGAAGCACAATCTGAACGACATTGCGATCCTGGTGCGCGCCTCCTTCCAGATGCGCGAGTTCGAAGACCGCTTCGTCACCCTCGGCCTCAATTATCGCGTCATCGGCGGCCCGCGCTTCTACGAGCGGCTCGAAATCCGCGACGCCATGGCATATTTCCGCCTCGTCTGCCAGCCGGCCGACGATCTCGCCTTCGAGCGCATCGTCAACACGCCGAAACGAGGCCTCGGCGACACCACCGTTCGAACCCTGCACGACTATGCCCGCGCCCGCGACATTCCGATGCTCGCCGCCGCAACCGAGATCATCGAGACCGACGAGTTGAAGCCGAAGGCGCGCAAGGCGCTGTTCGACGTCGTCACCGATTTCCGCCGCTGGCAGACCTTGCTCGAAACGACGCCGCACACGGAGCTTGCCGAACAGATCTTGGATGAGAGTGGCTATACGGCGATGTGGCAGGCGGACAAGTCGGCCGAAGCGCCGGGGCGGCTTGAAAACCTCAAGGAACTCATCCGCTCGATGGAGGCCTTCGAATCAATGCGCGGCTTCCTGGAGCATGTCGCGCTCGTCATGGATGCCGAGCAGAACGAGGACATGGATGCCGTGTCGATCATGACGCTGCACTCGGCCAAGGGCCTGGAATTCGACACCGTCTTCCTGCCGGGCTGGGAGGAAGGTCTCTTTCCGCATCAGCGGGCACTCGACGAGGGCGGCCGCGCCGGGCTCGAAGAGGAACGCCGCCTCGCCTATGTCGGGATCACCCGCGCCAAGCGCCGCTGTCACATCTGGTTCGTCTCGAACCGCCGCATTCACGGCCTCTGGCAGTCGACGATGCCGTCGCGCTTCCTCGACGAACTGCCGGTCGACCATGTCGAGGTCGCCGAGCAGGACGTCTCCTATGGCGGCTACAATCGCGGCGGCTATGGCCAATCCCGCTTCGACAAGGCCGATCCCTTCGAGAACAGCTACCAGACGCCCGGCTGGAAGCGCGCCCAGCAGCACCGCTCGGACGCCACCCGCGACAATTGGGGCAGCCGCTCCGGCCATGCCGTCGAACGCATCGGCTACGGCGAGTCAGGTCCCCGCACCCGCACCATCGAGGGCGAGCTCGTCGCCAAGTCGACGACTGCGGAACCGTCCCGCTTCAGCGTCGGCGACCGCGTCTTCCATCTGAAATTCGGCAACGGCAACATTGCCGCGGTCGAAGGCAACAAGCTGACGATCGATTTCGACCGCGCCGGACAGAAGCGCGTGCTGGAGGGGTTTGTGGAAAGAGTGTGA
- a CDS encoding GGDEF domain-containing protein translates to MSIFPAISVISLFALLPALLRLRSSEKAGVREFAIACSLSAIATALLMAATSFGFPLAAMPGHAVLIFALFALFLGFRRLDDQSASIGFCATMAFVAAAAGLLVDAGSEDSFGARMIVIAGCGAALLVVIGLPAVDEWANDKPALRAGVPGLLTVAFAGLVHAVRSAPETSPELSASPSSVVFEFSLAFLQILFLPTLFVAVILTIENRVIVGLKTMLARDPLTGALSRRALIEDGEKTIAHCLADHRPAAFLQLDLDYFKQINDQYGHACGDMALAHFVKTVSAFLDGRGIFGRIGGEEFGIVLPDHSEEQAAAVAEAICRAVRDTPVGRAHQRIRLTVSIGIAAAAAGDTIMDVMIRADLALYDSKADGRDRCSIARPRHIDASARVLAAAAAQLRQADVPHQDHMRHSA, encoded by the coding sequence ATGAGCATTTTCCCTGCCATATCGGTCATTTCGCTTTTTGCCCTACTGCCCGCCCTTCTACGACTGCGAAGCTCCGAAAAGGCCGGCGTCCGGGAATTCGCGATCGCCTGCTCACTATCGGCGATTGCAACGGCGCTGCTGATGGCGGCGACGTCGTTCGGGTTTCCGCTCGCCGCAATGCCCGGCCATGCGGTGCTGATCTTTGCCCTTTTCGCGCTCTTTCTCGGTTTTCGCCGACTCGACGACCAATCCGCCTCAATCGGCTTCTGTGCTACGATGGCATTTGTTGCTGCGGCGGCGGGCCTTCTCGTCGATGCGGGCAGCGAGGACAGCTTCGGCGCGCGCATGATCGTTATCGCCGGCTGCGGCGCGGCTCTGCTTGTCGTCATCGGCCTCCCGGCCGTTGATGAATGGGCGAACGACAAGCCGGCTTTGCGCGCCGGCGTCCCCGGCCTTCTGACGGTCGCCTTTGCCGGGCTCGTTCACGCTGTCCGATCCGCGCCCGAGACCTCCCCTGAACTCTCGGCCTCCCCTTCATCGGTAGTCTTCGAATTCTCCCTTGCCTTTCTGCAGATACTCTTCCTCCCCACTCTTTTCGTCGCGGTTATCCTGACGATCGAGAATCGCGTCATCGTTGGTCTCAAGACGATGCTCGCACGTGACCCCCTGACGGGCGCACTGTCGCGCAGGGCGCTCATCGAAGACGGCGAGAAAACGATCGCCCATTGTCTTGCCGATCATCGTCCGGCGGCCTTCCTCCAGCTCGACCTCGACTATTTCAAGCAGATCAACGACCAATACGGTCACGCCTGCGGCGACATGGCGCTCGCCCATTTCGTCAAGACCGTGTCCGCTTTCCTCGACGGGCGCGGTATCTTCGGGCGGATTGGTGGCGAGGAATTCGGCATCGTGCTGCCGGACCATTCGGAAGAGCAGGCTGCAGCAGTCGCCGAAGCGATCTGCCGCGCCGTGCGCGACACGCCGGTTGGTCGGGCGCATCAGCGCATCCGCCTGACGGTCAGCATCGGCATCGCCGCAGCGGCAGCCGGCGACACGATCATGGACGTCATGATCCGCGCGGATCTGGCACTTTACGATTCCAAGGCCGATGGCCGTGATCGCTGCTCGATCGCCAGGCCTCGCCATATCGATGCCAGCGCCCGGGTGCTTGCAGCCGCCGCGGCGCAGCTGCGACAGGCCGACGTCCCTCACCAGGATCATATGCGCCACAGCGCATGA
- a CDS encoding efflux RND transporter permease subunit — MNIGIGGHPGGQGGKTGFTALFIRRPIFALVVNMLIVVAGLAAWNGIEIRELPQVDQPVISVTTEFEGASPETIDREVTSVIEGAVSRVQGIKGISSSSSFGRSRVTLEFSDTTDIGQAANDIRDALGRISGQLPDDVEEPRIVKADSDSQPIMRLALTSDTMSMEDMTLLVENEISDRLAAVEGVADVTVYGDQEKIFRIDLNQAKLAGRGVTVANLREALANASYDVPAGSLTSASQEISVRATADLQTPEQFENLILGSNVRLRDVATVTLGPDTGSSALRSNGRQGIGLGIIRQAQSNTVDISEGVRKVVDTISSDILPAGTELKITSDDAVFINGAIHEVEIALVVAVFIVTLVIYLFLLDWRATLIPTISMPIALVGTVAAIYLAGFSINILTLLAIVLATGLVVDDAIVVLENIVRRRAEGLGPRAAAVHGTLEVFFAVLATTATLAAVFVPLSFLPGQTGGLFREFGFVLAFSILLSSFVSLTLCPMLASRMLTSEAHAHQGPMARFGQRAAGFYRVTLRACLNAPLVVFTVAAFFTVAGAAAFMTLKSELTPNEDRSQVMLRINAPQGVSLEYTQAQMRRIEEGLQPLVKSGEVTNVFSISGQGGSANSGFMVLTLASWEQRERSQQQIVADINKVTAKVPSVRAFAIQPNSLGIRGAGSGLQVALVGNDYTKLGDAAAKLVRAMEDTGRFENVRLNYEANQAQLSVTIDRERASDLGVDISALSWAMQAMLDGSSVVDIFVEGEAYPVKLLSSTTPLNDPTDLQNIFVKAGDGRIVPMSSIATIEEKAVAPQLARESQLRAVSLSAGLKSDLALGEALTMVEDMAEPLLPPGSRVMPLAEAATLDENASGLFITFGFAIVIIFLVLAAQFESFVSGIIIMSTVPLGLACAVFAMIMTGNTLNIYSQIGLVMLVGIMAKNGILIVEFANQLRDRGQDVRSAIENAANIRLRPVMMTMIATIVGAVPLVLASGAGAEARIALGWVLVGGLGLAVIVTLYLTPVAYLVIARFTSPHADEERKLHEEMDAAAAFKG, encoded by the coding sequence ATGAACATCGGCATTGGCGGTCACCCCGGCGGGCAGGGCGGCAAGACCGGCTTCACCGCGCTCTTTATCCGCCGGCCGATTTTCGCACTCGTCGTCAACATGCTGATCGTGGTCGCGGGGCTTGCCGCCTGGAACGGCATCGAGATCCGCGAGCTGCCGCAGGTCGACCAGCCGGTCATATCGGTGACGACTGAGTTCGAGGGCGCCTCGCCCGAGACCATCGATCGCGAGGTGACATCGGTCATCGAAGGGGCGGTGTCGCGCGTCCAGGGCATCAAGGGCATTTCCTCGTCGTCGTCCTTCGGCCGCAGCCGCGTGACGCTTGAATTTTCCGACACGACCGACATCGGCCAGGCGGCGAACGACATTCGCGATGCGCTCGGCCGGATCAGCGGCCAGCTGCCGGACGACGTGGAAGAGCCGCGCATCGTCAAGGCCGATTCCGACAGCCAGCCGATCATGCGCCTGGCGCTGACCTCCGACACCATGTCGATGGAGGACATGACGCTGCTGGTCGAGAACGAGATTAGCGACCGGCTGGCGGCCGTCGAGGGCGTTGCCGATGTCACCGTCTATGGCGACCAGGAGAAGATCTTCCGCATCGACCTCAACCAGGCGAAGCTCGCCGGGCGCGGCGTCACCGTCGCCAATTTGCGCGAGGCGCTGGCGAATGCTTCCTACGACGTCCCGGCCGGCTCGCTGACGAGCGCCAGCCAGGAGATCTCGGTCCGGGCGACTGCGGACCTGCAGACGCCCGAGCAGTTCGAGAACCTGATCCTCGGCAGCAATGTCCGGCTGCGCGACGTGGCGACGGTGACGCTCGGCCCGGACACCGGGAGTTCGGCGTTGCGCTCCAATGGCCGCCAGGGCATCGGTCTCGGCATCATCCGCCAGGCGCAGTCGAACACCGTCGATATTTCCGAAGGCGTGCGCAAGGTGGTCGATACGATCTCCTCGGACATCCTGCCGGCGGGCACCGAGCTCAAGATCACCAGCGACGATGCGGTGTTCATCAATGGCGCAATCCATGAGGTGGAGATCGCGCTGGTCGTCGCCGTCTTCATCGTCACGCTCGTCATCTATCTATTCCTGCTCGACTGGCGCGCGACGCTGATCCCGACGATCAGCATGCCGATTGCGCTTGTCGGAACGGTGGCGGCGATCTATCTCGCCGGCTTCTCGATCAACATCCTGACGCTGCTTGCGATCGTGCTGGCGACCGGGCTTGTCGTCGACGACGCGATCGTGGTGCTGGAGAACATCGTGCGCCGCCGAGCGGAAGGCCTGGGTCCACGCGCGGCCGCCGTGCATGGAACGCTCGAGGTCTTCTTCGCCGTCCTGGCGACCACTGCGACGCTGGCGGCCGTCTTCGTGCCGCTCTCGTTCCTGCCGGGGCAGACAGGCGGGCTTTTCCGCGAATTCGGCTTCGTGCTCGCTTTCTCGATCCTGCTGTCCTCCTTCGTTTCGCTGACGCTTTGCCCGATGCTCGCCTCGCGCATGCTGACCAGCGAGGCGCATGCGCATCAAGGCCCGATGGCGCGCTTCGGCCAGCGTGCCGCCGGCTTCTACCGCGTGACGCTCCGCGCCTGCCTCAATGCGCCGCTCGTCGTCTTCACGGTCGCCGCCTTCTTCACAGTTGCCGGGGCGGCGGCGTTCATGACGCTGAAATCGGAGCTGACGCCGAACGAGGACCGGTCGCAGGTGATGCTCCGGATCAACGCGCCGCAAGGCGTCTCGCTCGAATATACGCAGGCCCAGATGCGCCGGATCGAGGAGGGGCTGCAGCCGCTCGTCAAATCCGGCGAAGTCACCAATGTGTTTTCGATTTCCGGCCAGGGCGGTTCGGCGAATAGCGGCTTCATGGTGCTGACGCTCGCCTCCTGGGAGCAGCGTGAGCGGTCCCAGCAGCAGATCGTCGCGGATATCAACAAGGTGACCGCCAAGGTTCCCTCGGTCCGCGCCTTCGCCATACAGCCCAACAGCCTCGGTATTCGGGGAGCCGGCAGCGGCCTCCAGGTGGCGCTGGTCGGCAACGACTATACGAAGCTCGGCGATGCTGCGGCGAAACTGGTGCGGGCCATGGAAGATACCGGCCGCTTCGAGAACGTGCGGCTGAACTACGAGGCGAATCAGGCGCAATTGTCTGTGACCATCGACCGCGAGCGCGCCTCCGACCTCGGCGTCGACATCAGTGCGCTTTCCTGGGCGATGCAGGCAATGCTCGACGGCAGCAGCGTCGTCGACATCTTTGTCGAGGGAGAGGCCTATCCGGTCAAGCTGCTCTCCTCCACCACGCCGCTCAACGATCCCACCGACCTGCAGAACATCTTCGTCAAGGCCGGCGACGGCCGGATCGTGCCGATGTCGTCGATCGCGACGATCGAGGAGAAGGCCGTGGCGCCCCAGCTTGCACGCGAATCGCAGCTCCGCGCCGTCTCGCTGTCGGCCGGCCTGAAATCCGACCTCGCACTCGGCGAGGCACTGACGATGGTGGAAGACATGGCCGAGCCGCTGCTGCCGCCGGGGTCGCGTGTCATGCCGCTCGCTGAAGCCGCGACGCTCGACGAGAACGCCAGCGGCCTCTTCATCACCTTCGGCTTCGCGATCGTCATTATCTTCCTGGTGTTGGCGGCGCAGTTCGAAAGCTTCGTCAGCGGCATCATCATCATGTCGACGGTGCCGCTCGGCCTCGCCTGCGCCGTCTTCGCGATGATCATGACCGGCAATACTCTGAACATCTACAGCCAGATCGGTCTCGTCATGCTGGTCGGCATCATGGCGAAGAACGGCATCCTGATCGTCGAGTTCGCCAACCAGCTGCGTGACCGCGGCCAGGACGTGCGCAGCGCCATCGAGAACGCCGCCAATATCCGTCTGAGGCCGGTGATGATGACGATGATCGCCACGATCGTCGGCGCCGTGCCCCTGGTGCTCGCGAGCGGGGCAGGGGCTGAAGCGCGCATCGCACTCGGCTGGGTGCTCGTCGGCGGCCTTGGACTTGCGGTGATCGTGACCTTGTATCTGACCCCGGTCGCCTATCTCGTCATCGCCCGCTTCACCAGTCCGCACGCGGACGAGGAGCGCAAGCTGCACGAGGAAATGGATGCGGCGGCGGCGTTCAAAGGGTGA